CGGCGTGGCACATGAACGACGCTTTACGCTGCGTGCTGATTCCCCGATGCAACTGCTCTTGGTGGAGGAAACGCATGCTGACCTCAAGCGCGCGGTTGAACAGCCCTTTGATGTCCAACTGGAATTGGCTCCCAATCCGTTCAACGTCATGGCAACTCTGTCATTAACTCTGCCCGAGGCCGCCCATGCCGACTTAAAGGTCTATGACGTGCTGGGCCGCCGGGTTTCGGATCTCTTTGACCAGCCTCTTTCCGCAGGCAGTCACCGCTGGACTATTGACGGCTCGACATGGGCCAGCGGGACCTATTTCCTCTCTTATCGCCTCTCGCCCGGCCCGTCCGGGGTCCGCCGCCTGCTACTGCTGAAGTAGTTTCCCCTCTCAACTCTGTTTCTTTATTGCGGCTTATAGTCAAGCTCCGTAGATTAGGGAGCCCATGTCCATTCTGATCGGCATCGCCGGTGGCTCCGCCAGCGGCAAGACGACGCTGGCTCACGGTCTCATGCACGCAATGGGTCCGGATCGCGTGCTCTGGCTCCTGCAGGACAGCTACTACCGCGAATTACGTGGTATGAGCTTTGACGAGCGTTGCCTGTATAACTTCGATCATCCCAGCGCCTTCGAAACCGATTTGCTCTGCCGCCACTTGGATGAGCTGCTTGCGGGCAGACCCATCGAACTACCCGAATACGATTACTGCACACACATGCGGAAGCCGGCAGGCCAACATGTCGAACCGCGCGAAATTATCCTGCTCGATGGAATCCTCGTCCTGCACGAACCTGATTTGCGGAAGCGAATGAGTCTGAAAGTGTTCGTCGAGTGTCCAGCTGATGTGAGACTGGCGCGCCGCATCGAGCGCGACGTCGTTTTCCGTGCTCGCGCAAAGCACGACGTCATTCGCCAATTCAACGACCACGTCGAACCCATGCACCGGCAGTTCGTCGAGCCTTCCAAGTCGTTCGCCGACATCGTAATTCCCTTTGGTGCCGAGATACCTTCGGTAACACAGATGGTCGCGGAGCGAATTCAATCTTCTGCACAGGCGGACGCGCAACGTTCCTGAAAACTCTCCTTT
This sequence is a window from bacterium. Protein-coding genes within it:
- a CDS encoding T9SS type A sorting domain-containing protein encodes the protein MLRLLVTLACLTPVAFASWVQIGFLTNESPQSVSLQVESLPEARQFELREAGDAQRSCWLSPPIFFEGRGEQDCIVAWKQAGVAHERRFTLRADSPMQLLLVEETHADLKRAVEQPFDVQLELAPNPFNVMATLSLTLPEAAHADLKVYDVLGRRVSDLFDQPLSAGSHRWTIDGSTWASGTYFLSYRLSPGPSGVRRLLLLK
- the udk gene encoding uridine kinase; translated protein: MSILIGIAGGSASGKTTLAHGLMHAMGPDRVLWLLQDSYYRELRGMSFDERCLYNFDHPSAFETDLLCRHLDELLAGRPIELPEYDYCTHMRKPAGQHVEPREIILLDGILVLHEPDLRKRMSLKVFVECPADVRLARRIERDVVFRARAKHDVIRQFNDHVEPMHRQFVEPSKSFADIVIPFGAEIPSVTQMVAERIQSSAQADAQRS